A region from the Desulfitobacterium dehalogenans ATCC 51507 genome encodes:
- a CDS encoding hydrogenase small subunit codes for MGRLDFLQARGISRRDFMKLMAATTAALGLPEVLTPQAAKAVEAAMEKPPVIWLHGMECTGCSESLLATLNPSIESLVLDTLSIRYHETIMAASGHVAEQAYQDTLDEKFVLVVEGSVPASEETDFYCMVGGRPFRETVLEAAAKAQAVIAIGSCATDGAGIPGACEIKPIGVRELLQKNNIATPVINLPCCPVKPNTLIGTIVYYLTFNAVPELDEQARPLIYYGKLLHDNCPRRGQFEAGNYLSDWNDPAQKDYCLLLMGCKGPKTYTDCAQVWWNDNANFCINAGSPCSGCSEFGFYGQFSPLYAKQENFSLPGLGQIHADTVGKVVGGATVVGLGAHLIATVASGRLKNNDSEQKKED; via the coding sequence ATGGGAAGATTAGATTTTCTTCAAGCCCGTGGAATCAGTCGTCGTGACTTCATGAAGCTCATGGCTGCTACAACCGCTGCTCTTGGCCTACCCGAGGTCCTGACTCCACAAGCGGCAAAAGCTGTGGAAGCAGCAATGGAAAAACCCCCTGTCATTTGGCTGCATGGTATGGAATGTACTGGCTGCAGTGAATCTTTACTGGCAACTCTTAATCCCAGTATCGAATCATTAGTACTTGATACTCTTTCCATTCGATACCATGAGACCATTATGGCCGCATCCGGCCATGTAGCAGAACAAGCTTATCAAGATACTCTTGATGAGAAGTTTGTGCTTGTCGTGGAAGGGTCCGTTCCGGCATCGGAAGAAACAGACTTTTACTGCATGGTGGGGGGAAGGCCCTTCAGAGAGACCGTTTTAGAAGCTGCTGCAAAAGCCCAGGCAGTTATAGCGATTGGAAGCTGCGCCACCGACGGAGCTGGGATCCCTGGTGCATGTGAGATTAAGCCCATTGGGGTCAGAGAGCTTTTGCAGAAAAACAATATAGCTACTCCTGTGATTAATCTTCCCTGTTGTCCGGTTAAACCTAACACCCTGATCGGAACCATAGTTTATTATCTAACTTTCAACGCCGTTCCTGAACTTGATGAGCAAGCCCGTCCCCTGATTTACTACGGAAAGCTGCTTCATGACAACTGTCCCCGCCGTGGTCAGTTTGAAGCCGGCAATTACCTGTCTGACTGGAATGATCCTGCTCAAAAGGATTATTGCTTGCTGCTGATGGGCTGTAAGGGACCGAAAACCTATACCGACTGTGCTCAAGTCTGGTGGAATGATAATGCGAATTTCTGCATTAACGCCGGTTCTCCTTGTTCCGGATGTTCTGAATTTGGTTTCTATGGACAATTCAGTCCTCTCTACGCCAAACAAGAAAACTTCTCCTTGCCCGGACTCGGTCAGATTCATGCTGATACCGTTGGAAAAGTTGTGGGTGGGGCAACTGTCGTAGGGCTGGGAGCACACCTGATTGCCACGGTTGCCAGCGGCAGACTAAAAAATAACGACTCGGAGCAGAAGAAGGAGGACTAA